Proteins from a single region of Lemur catta isolate mLemCat1 chromosome 24, mLemCat1.pri, whole genome shotgun sequence:
- the LOC123627312 gene encoding bone sialoprotein 2 codes for MKTAFILLSILGMACAFSMKNLHRRAKLEDSEENGVFKYRPRYYLYKHAYFYPALKRFPVQGGSDSSEENEDGDSSEEEEEEEEASNEEENNENSDENEDEDSEADNTTVSAITPDYGEVTPGTGLAAIQLPKKAGAMRSKATKKEESDEEEEEEEEEEEEEENEENEAEVDENEQGINGTSSNSTETEGGNGSSGGDDGEESVTGASAEGTATSPYGGFQPTTPPPGVYGTSPPPFGKTTTAAYEGDYEQTGTSEYDNGYEVYDSENGEPRGDNYRAYEDEYNYFKGQGYDGYEGRDYYYHQ; via the exons ATGAAGACTGCTTTCATTTTGCTCAGCATTTTGGGAATGGCCTGTGCTTTCTCA atgaaaaatttGCATCGAAGAGCCAAACTAGAGGATTCTGAAGAAAATGGG GTCTTTAAATACAGACCACGATATTATCTTTACAAGCATGCCTACTTTTATCCTGCTCTGAAACGATTTCCAGTTCAG ggcGGTAGTGACTCatctgaagaaaatgaagatggTGATAGttcagaagaggaggaggaagaagag GAGGCTtcaaatgaagaagaaaacaacgaaaattctgatgaaaatgaagatgaagaCTCTGAGGCTGACAACACCACAGTTTCTGCTATAACACCTGACTACGGAGAGGTCACACCTGGAACGGGGTTGGCTGCAATCCAGCTGCCCAAGAAG GCTGGGGCTATGAGAAGCAAAGCTacaaaaaaggaggaaagtgatgaagaagaagaagaggaggaggaggaggaggaagaggaagaaaacgaAGAAAACGAAGCAGAGGTGGATGAAAACGAGCAAGGCATTAATGGCACCAGCTCCAACAGCACAGAGACGGAGGGTGGCAATGGCAGCAGTGGTGGTGACGACGGAGAAGAAAGTGTCACCGGAGCCAGCGCAGAAGGAACTGCCACCTCTCCATACGGTGGGTTTCAGCCCACAACCCCACCACCGGGGGTCTATGGGACCAGCCCCCCACCATTTGGGAAAACCACCACTGCTGCCTACGAGGGTGACTACGAACAGACAGGCACCAGCGAGTATGACAACGGGTACGAAGTCTATGACAGTGAGAACGGGGAGCCTCGTGGCGACAATTACAGAGCCTACGAGGATGAGTACAACTACTTCAAAGGGCAGGGCTACGACGGCTACGAGGGTCGGGATTACTACTACCACCAGTGA